Sequence from the Aspergillus nidulans FGSC A4 chromosome III genome:
CGGCCAGAAGCCGTCAGCTTGGGTCCTGCTTCATCCTCGGCGAAAATCGAACCAGCCCCGAGTTCACCTTCGCGCTTGAGGGGAGCGGTCTGACGGCGAATAGTGGGTTTGGCATCCGACTTGCCGAAACCGAAGAAGTTCTTTATGGAGGAGAAAGCACCAGATTTCTGTTTCGTCTCGGGCTTGTCGTTGGAGGCATTGGGGTCCTCTTCGGCTCGACGGACGGGTGTGTATGTGAGAGTGCGGCGAGGCACGTACGCAATACCGGTCCGGGCTGGCGAGGTTAGCTGACTCCAATCCATGGAGAAATATTTAACTATGATTATAGAAAATTTCGACAGACGTACCTGAACGGATCAGATGCCCATAGGGCTGAAAAGAGCCCATTGTAGCCATGAGGACGAATACTAGCCGGCTAATGTGCTCCCGTTGGCAAGAAAAAGTTGATTGAGGATGTTGCGTATATGGTCGGTTCGACGCACCGTAGACTAAGGAGCCGTGCCTGGGGAATCAGGCTGCATAACATCTCTGGCTTGCATAAAGCGCTGTTAAGCGCTCATCCATTATTATTCTCTACGTTTATAGGTTTCCAATTGCGAATCGTGTTTTCTACCTCCACAGTCCACAATTGATTAGACGCTCTCTAGAAGCCCTCTCAACACCCACGTTGAGAGTTTAAGGCATGACCAGCTGTTCCCCTCTGTTTGGGTCCATGTCCTCCACAAGACACGTCAACCCGATTGGGAATTATGCTTTGGACATCGTGCTGGGACGGTTCAACCGGCACGACGGCTCCTCATAATGGGGTATAAGGTAGTATTGGTAAAACGACTTGCTTGGGAGATGCCGGTGAAAATCCGGCTAACTCGAGTCAGCCacttcagcttcattccGTTTCAGGCTCCATCAGAGTACAGTACGGGTTTAGACTACGGGTTGTGGATCTGATTATGGACAGCACTCTCGCAGCACCGGCAAGGCTTGAGACTCCGTCTGTGCGCTTTGTCCAAGTTTCATGGACCTTGCGCCCCTAGTTAGAGGTTCAGAGCGCAGCGCTAAGTAAATTATCTATATCGAAAGTCGCAGCTGGTATGACGTAGGGGAGCAGAATTTGCAGGGAGTAGTAGACAGTTTGGATGCACGGCCGGCGTAGTCGAGACTCGGATGAAGTCTCCAGGCCGAATTGCAGACACTGGAACTGCAAGGAATCAGGAAACCTCCAGGCTAGCAGCTTGGGCCCTGAGAGCGAGTCGAAAACGTGTTAGGAAATCAGAAAgaccatcatcttcactcttCGCTGCTGGCCCGTTTCTCTGCCGAGCTGCTCTTTCGTCCATGTTCATCTCCACCGGCGTCGATCCACTGGTTCAGgttctcttcatccttcgACGCTCAGTCTTTTCCtgtccttctctccctccagGCTTCTCTGTATGTCGGTGTCCCTTCCCATCGGCCGTTTCATATCGCGATTGCTGACGGGTTGTCATTCTAGAAGCTCATTCTGCTCCCGCTAGAGCGCGTTCTCTAGCTGAATCCCTGCCCCCCTCCCTGTCTCCGTCGAGAGCGTTCGACTGCCGCTTTCCCAACATTCGGTGCTTCACCTTGTCCTCGCACGAGCCACACTGTCGAGCTCTCGATCCGGCAACCCCGGCGGATAGAGGAGAGGATCTTCTCTGAGACAGAATATTTTTTGTTTTCCCGTTTTCACCCTCGTCCTTCGGCTTGCGCTGGTTTGAGACATCTCCGCTCAAGCAACAAAGTCAATATCCACCGGTCGCGGAGCTGGACAGTCTGGAACCGAGGCAGGAATGGACTCactgatgaggagattgtcgGCTGCTCTATAAGGAATCTACTTCACTGTTCCATTTTTTCGACCCTCCCTTACGTCGGCCTCGTGCCTACCTTGTCCGGCTCATCTGATAAAACCTTTGATGATGGATATCAATTCACTTCTTTCACCGCAAGATGCGAACTCACAATCTGGGCGCTCAGCGCCCGCATCGGGTTCTTCGTCCGGCAATACCCCCCCTGCGCCCAGTCCAGCTCCTAAACCTCTACGGAAGGGTCGCGCCGCCGCTACGAACCGGCCCGTGATGGCCTCGTCACCGCTCGCGACGCACGTCTACGCCCCTCCCTCACGGGCTCCTGAGCCTTCCCCGCCCTCGTCGCTGGGTTCCGCTGTTAACATGGGTGGGAAGAGCGGAAGCGGAACGCCACCGACTGTAGACCTTCAGAACTCGCGGCAGCCGTCGACGCCGGGCATGGACACGCTTGCTGATCTCGCCTCCATGCAACATCACCAACCACCGCGGCCACGTGCCGCTAATCTACGAACCCCATCCTACGAGAGTCAACTCTCGCCATCGACCATCCATCCGAATGTCAATCAGATTTCGCATAACACCCCAACTCCACGATCGTCGTTTGATATCGCCATGTCTGACGGACCGAGGGAGAGCGCACGTAGAGACTATGCGGGCTCGTCGCTGCTTCCAGATGCGCGGCGGATGGCAACTGAATTATTTGCCCGCATTCAGGTTAACCCGCAGTCGTACGAAGCGCACGTCAATTTCATCCGCCTGTTACATGACGGGTTTGTAAATCACGTTTACCCGCCGAATAACCCGGATATCCATGGAGACCCTCGCGAGTACGATCTACTCAAGGATATGAGGACTGcgagagaggagatggacaAGCTCTTTGCCATGGGTGAGGATCTATGGGCTGAGTGGATCCAGGATGAGAGTATGTTGGCCACGTCGGTGAACGAACGCATCGCCGTGATGGAACTCTGCCAGCGGTCGATCGAAGAAGAATACGGCAGCACCAAGCTCTGGATTATTTACGGAGAGTGGGTGTTATACCTGTACAATTCCGCGCACGGCGACTCGAGCCAAAGCCGTTGGTCGGAGGAAGATCGGCTGGTGGGCCGTGAAGTCTTCACCTGGCAGAGCGTCTTGGACACATGGCAGAGGGGCGCTGAGGCAACGAGGTGGAGGATCCACGACAGTCATCTCGTGTGGGACCGCCTGTTGGAATTGCAAGTGCGAGATCTCTCTCGAAACCCGTCCCAGGATAAGATCGCGCGAGTACGAGAGCTGTTCGATATCCGACTGCAAACCCCTCACGCCACATGGGACTTGACATTCCAGGCGTTCTCTAATTTCATCTCAACCTACTACAACGCTAACTACGAGAATATTATGGCAGAAACTGCAGGAAAATATGCCACTCCGGTCAAGGATCAGTATGCGGCTCGCGAGGATCTCGAAATTCGGCTCCGCAACGCCGCTGAATCCGGGGACCGGGCTCAGGAGTGGGCAATATTTGGCGAATACATTGAGTGGGAACTTAATCGCAACCGCCGGAGACGAAATACTAACTTCGAACTAATCAACGCAATATACCAACGCGCGGTTTTACGATTCCAAACAGACGCGAATATCTGGGAGGATTATATCATGTTTTTGATCGATGAATCAATGCACGGCAATGCACACCCGACAACAATCTCTGCGCTCGACAGGGCGACTCGCCACTGCCCTGGCTCCGGCACTCTGTGGTCGCAGTATCTGCTCAGCTCCGAAAGGGAAGGACAGCCTTTTACCAAGATCGCCGATATAAAGCACAAGGCAACAAGCACCGGTTTACTCGATGTTGGCGGCATGGAAGAGGTACTGAAGGTGCATACAGCATGGTGCAGCTACCTTCGTCGACGTGCGTTTTTGTCCGAAGCAACTGATGAAGACCTGGACGTGGCCGAGGTGGGAATTCGTTCGGCGATTGAGAGCGTCCAGGAACTTGGCGAGAAGAAATATGGTCGCTCCTACGAAGGTGACCCGCTTTTCCGCTTAGAGCGCATTTACATACGCTACCTCAGTGAAAGTGGCAGCTGGGACAGCGCCCGAGAAACATTTAAGGGGCTCATGGGACGTCGTGGCAACAGCTACGAGTTCTGGCTGACGTACTATCACTGGGAATTGGTTTCGTGGAGCAAGTTTGTGCAAGGTGAAGCAACAGTTGACGCTGCTCGCCGAACACCCAATCCCAGCTTTGCCACGGCTGTTCTAAAACAAGCTATCAAGCGGACGGACCTCGACTGGCCGGAGAAGATCATGCAGGTCTACGTCGCGCACTGCGAAGACTACGAGGACTCGGAGGAACTGCAGCTCGCAATTCTGGAGACTCGCAAGGCAATGCGAGCTATCAACGCCCGTCGTCAGCGGGAAGCCCAGGAGGCTGCCGCTCAAcaggcagcggcggcagcgaccGAAACCCAGGAGGCTTCTCAGTCGGAAAAGAGGAAACGAGAAGATGAATCGACGGCAAACGGCCTCCCAACTAAGAGGGCGCGAGCAGACAGAGCGTCAGTTGAAGCGGAGCCAGTTGCGCTTCGCCGTGATCGTGAAAATTCTACGGTTGTGGTCAAGAACCTGCCTCAAGGCACCACTGAGCACAAAGTCCGACAATTCTTCCGTGATGTATGTTTTTCGTCCTTTTGCTAAATGCATTAGCTAATTTCATATAGTGCGGTGCTATTAATGGTGTCAAGATGATGCCTGGTGAAGACGGAAAATCGGAAGTGGCTATGATCGAGTTCAATACTCGAGACGATGCAGCCGCTGCACAGACTCGTGACCAGAAGACTTTCGATGGCAACACTATCCAAGTTCACTTCGGTTCCGAGACGACCTTGTTTGTGACCAACTTTCCCCCTACAGCCGATGAAAACTACATTCGAGATCTGTTCAGCAAAGTATGTCTCCAGCCCCTTGCTCATATCACTCCCAATCTAACGTTTATAGTATGGCGAAATAATAGACATCCGGTTTCCTTCGCTAAAGTATAACACGCACCGACGGTTTTGTTACCTGCAATTCAAAACATCTGTGGCAGCCCACAGTGCTCTTGCATTGGACGGGTCGGCAGTTGGCAACGGCCTCCACCTTGTGGTGAAAATCTCTGATCCTTCTCGCAAGCAAGACCGCAATGGCCCAATATATGAAGGCAGGGAAATCCACGTTTCCAATGTGAATTGGAGTGCAAGTGAGGACGATCTGAAAGAGTTGTTCTCCAGGTTCGGCACAGTGGAATTGGTTCGTCTTCCTAGGAAAGTCGACGGGGGCAGCAAGGGTTTTGGTTATGTTGTATTTAGttcgaaggaggaggcaaCTGCGGCGCTGGCTATGCATGAGCAAGAGTTCCGAGGCCGCCCGCTCCACGTGAAGGTGTCTGCTCCTCAGGGCGCAAAACGGATCGCAGCAACCGTGGTGACACGCGTCGGGAAGTCACAATCTCCCGCTCCGGAGGCTAATGGCGCTCCACCGGCGACCGACTTGGAAGAGCCTACGGGTGAGCGGAGGGACCGTACGCTGGGATTGATGAACGTTCCAGACACGGTGAACGATGCGCGCATCCGGGCTCTTGCTGAGCCATACGGGAAACTCGTTAAAGTTGTACTCCGACCGGATCACCAAGGAGCGATTGTCGAGTATGCGGACGTCAACCATGCAGGAAAAGCGGCTCTGGAACTGGAAGGACAGGAGATCACGCCGGGACGGAAACTGCACATTGGAACCGTGGGCgagatgctgaagcagtcCGCAGAGAAAAAAGCGCCAGTGCAGGCGCCGAAACCCAAGGACAAACCCAAGAGCTCTTTCCTTACCCCGACGGCGCCTATCAAGCGGCCGCCCCAGCCCGGAGGGCGGAGTGGGAAGCGCGGGCACCTAGGGGTGAAGCGCGGAACGGCCCAGCCAACGAGTACCACGACGACAATGACCACGACCACGACGAATGCCTCCGGCGAGGGGAGCAAGAACCAGAAGAGCAACGATGACTTCCGTGCGATGATCCAGCGGAGTCAGGAGGATTCGAACTCGGAATCAGCATCATAATGAAAGGCGCACCCATAGGTTGTAACGGCTGCATGTGCATGACGGGGTCTGTACCCTTTTAATCCTGGCATCAATCTTTCTGTTTTGTACTTTATTCCCAATACTTGCTGCCACCTTCCACCATTTCTCCTTCGCTGTTTCTCTCGCAAGGCATGGTGTAGAATAGTTGTCATGTTTtgttctctctctcgctTTTCACTAATGTTTATGAAGGCGGAGACACGGCGGTCAAGATTCTATTCGCAGTTCTAGTTTAAAGTTATCTACAGGTTACAGGTCTAGACGAATCGATTCGTTCTGACAGGATCTTTGCTGTTTCGACCGTTGTTCCACGTGATGACGTCAGTGATTTTACTTGGTGGGGGCTGAAGTGAAGCTATTCCGACATCTAGGATATTGGCCATCACTTTCACAGAAATAAAACCATCGCTCTACTAGATCCATGTAGTGTACTACATAGGTGTACTACAGACCACCTACCTAGTAGGTATTTCCATGGGCTCGACTGATAAGGACCTCAACGCCCATCATCAGCGCCTCATATGATcaacggcggcagcagcggcttaTTGGCCAGGAAAGTGAGCAAAGCAGGATTCGCGACATTAGTCTGCGTCGGCGCGATCAGATGAGGACGGAAGGTGAAAAATCAGTAAGTTGGATGGTGTGCTACTCTAGTATTGTAGCAGGTAGGTAGTAGCACAGATCAGGTGAATTGAACGAGTTGGTGGCAGTGGTCGTGGGTGTCTGTGCTCGcacctcttctcccctcACTCTGACTCGTCGCTCACATTCCTCCCCATTCCTATATTATTGTCTTTTATCTGTTCAATTTATTCGACCTTCTCTTGAACTGTCCGTCACAGGCCTGAAGATTGAGCGTTCTTCAGGACCTGGgcctccaccacctcgaCCTCAAACTTTGGGGTATTTCAAACGCCTATCTGTATCTCAATCGCAACGGCTGCCTGCGTCATCGCCAACTAACCCGCGACCTTCCACCTACGTGCACACGGGGCTCTCAACACCACCGGCGCCACCCCTCAGGCCCAGCCCTCGAAGATGGACTTCCATCTCATTCCCCGCGGCACAGACCGCAACTATACGGGGTTCCTAACAAAGACAATCGTCTACTCGGGGTCTCTAATAGTCTTTCTTGCCTGTATATCCGCCCTGCCCTTCATTCCTTCTCCCTTCCTAGATTTCGCATACTAACACCGTTTTCTGGATATTAGCATTCGGTCTTTCAATAGCAGCCATTGCAATCCCACGCTGGGTCTCCTACCACAGCTCATCGTACGACTATTCCTACGGGCTCCACCGGCGTTGTTCCTCTTTAACAGATACATGCGAGGCCTTTCCCAACCGTGAAGACTGTATCGGTGAAGACCGGTACTTTTGTTCGATGTGGCGGACCGTGGGATTTGGGATGTCATTTGCCGTTGTGCTGGAGGGGTTGAGTGTTGTTGCGTTTCTCATTGTGCTCTCTGGCGGAAAGAGGCTCAGGGAGGAGGGATGGAGGGTTCTGAGTCTCCTTATTCTTGCTGGTGCGGCTGTGCAGGCGGGGTGTATGGGACTTGTGGTACGTCTCCGTTCCAATCCAGGCTTTGTGGTCGGATGGGGTTTTTTGGCAGGGAGGTGAAGGGCTGTATGACTGACATTTCAACAGGCATATCTGGTGGAAAACGAACCGCGGTTTTTCGTGGGCTGGCGACTGGACGAATCGTGGATATATTGCACTGTTAGTTGGTGCGTGAGCGTCTTCTCCGCTGGCGCGATTATCCTCGCGGCTTATAGTCTGCCTTCGGAGGGAGGTTATGAGTTGATCCCGGATCACTCGTGATGCTTGAATTGTTACCGTTCGTCCGTCTTGTTCTTGCCGTCAACGactcttttctcttcttctcaattAGCGCAGGCTCCCATACATGGTAAACGGTGGCAACTGTGACCATTACCTGTTTGTTCAATTTGACTGTTGACAGTCTCGTCGATTTCTCGCGTTCGGTTGTTCGGTAGTTAATCTTATATAGGAAGGCGTCTGGCTACGATTACTATTGTTAAGTTAATTTAATGTTAATGAAAGCTTTGGTTCGACTGCATTCTAACTCTGCTCATCTTAGTGTCTACATCGACTTACAGCGCCTCCAGGGCTGAAGTTTCTGCGTCTTTTGAATGGTCTCCCAAAATTGTTATTGGTGTCGCGAGCAGGAACGGCGCCGTGCCGTGCTCTGTCGCCAGACCCAGAGCTGCAAGCAACGGAGCTGATCTAGCTCTACCGCGTACAGAACAACCGGAGTCTGCAGACTCGTGAGTGATAGTGGCGACCAGCCCTCTCAATACACAGGCAAGATCTCGATGTCCGCCTGTACAGCATTAGATGCGTCAAGATCCTTGGGTAAGCGCCCCAGCTTGTTCAATTGTAAGCACTCTGCTCTGGTGTCTTTGGACCCAGGACACAAACCAGTCCGGCACTAGCAAGGGTCCGGAGGGGCGTTCTTGCCGTGTCTCTTGTTTGAGCTGTCCATCTTCGTCGCTGTCTTTGTCCGCGAAAAATCCAAGGCCGAGTCAACAACTCGTCCACTCCCCTAGTCTCCTTCCAGCGGCCTCTGTGTCCTCCCTTACTTTTGGTTTagttggagaagcagcagtAACCCTGGCTTCCACAGCCAGCCCCTCAGCCTCTCTACTCCGCGAATGCCTTGTAAACCCCTCAACAACCACCCACGTCCTCATTGCTTCTAACAAATCGAGCACCCGTTCACACTGTATTCGCGCCCACTCACGGCCATCGCTTACAGCCCTGTATCTGGCTCGCTGGTAATGTCCCCCGTAGTAGTATACCCAGATACAGGGCAGGAACTGTTGGGTGACTTTGTTGCAGCCGAAGATGTGAGATATAACCTTGCTGGGGTATGGTGCTCGCCACGTATCATGGCCGCGCAGGGCCTTGGGTAGGAGAAGTTGCATTTTGTCTCTGGCCTGGTGTTTGTGGTGGGACTGGGAATAGAGATGAGGACTTTGATATCCCACGTCCAAAACGCAATTCTTCGGTAAACCGTTCAGACTCGTTCTTGTTGCCGGCTTTTGCTGTGAGGTATGCTAAGGGGGAGGTGAATGAGGCACTGGGTTTGCGCCGGTTGTGTCAATAATGTCGGTGTCGGTGTCAGATTGGatactactgctgctgcttttctctTCGTCACCATCTGagtcttctttctcttcgtcctcgtccttaGTGTCGAGCTCATGCTCAGGTTCGGAAGCAAATTCTTGCTTGAAAAACTGGCCTCGACCGGGACTTATACATCCAGGTTGTCGTCGCGAGGCTCGTCTAGATTGTTGTCCTCCTATGTCAGCATCCTGGTTGCTAGCCATCACTGTCAACTGCACTCTGTCAGGGAAATGCCGTGTTTCAGAGCGAGCCTCACTCAAGGTGTCGCTGTCGTCCGCATCCACGACTGCGCCGTGGATCTCGTACTCGTGCGTGATATCTGACCAAGCCCTTTCATCGCTGTCTGAGAAAAGAGATGAATGTCCGTTCACCCCCTTGAAGCCTGATGTTgactttttcttcctctggcaAAGGTCCCCGATTGAGCTGATTGAGTTGATCAAGCTGATTATACCGAATCTCTTCATATATGACCGACTGAGCCAGCTCACCCTCAGCTAATGGGTACCCATGAAGCTCGATTCTCCTTTTGTGTCGCGGCTTGGTGGCGAATTTGTAGTCGTTATGTTGTCGATTAGAGCGCCTTTCAAGAAGATTGGATGGACTAGACTGGCCTAGACAGGAACTGAGGCTATCAGTCTCCATCCCACACCTCCCACAAACCTCGTCCTCATTATCAATATCCTGAGCAGCATCGGTACCATGGGGTCGACTTCCCTGCCGCAGCCGACGCTTGCGAACTGGAGCAAAACCCCCAAGTTCGATCAGAGTCCTAGCCGCAGCGGAATCTCTGTTGGCGATTTTCGTCTTTTAAAAATATTCGCCTCGGGATGTTCAACTGAGCCTCACCGCGAATGACCATCAGTACTATCGTCTTGGGTATGATCAGACAGCGTCTGACTCCCCGCAGGCGATTCGCCGTCCAGATCATACTCCCTAGACGTGTTATTATAGCTGTCATTTTCAATCATATCCGTACTCAAGTCAGCATCGGCAAATGCGTCCTCACCATCGTTCCCAAGCATCATACTGAGCGGCTGTGGCAGTAACGTCTGGAGCTCACCCTTTTGATATCCCTGTCTACCGGAGTCCTCCTGGCGTCGCCGGTGCGGCTTCGACTCGCTCGCCACATACTCCCCATCATCTATGAACATCGGAACCGGCCTTTCTGGTGACGAGAATGAGTTTCGAGTTGAACCCAGGTCATTATCGCCATGTCCAGGCTCAGGTTCAGGCTCATTGTCTGGGTTCCGATATCGATACGGATGGGAACTCTGGCGACGGAGGTGCGAAAAATCTCTGCTGTCGCCGAGCCAAGACTGGCATGGCATCCAGCCTCAAGTGCGGCTGAGGTTAGGGCAAGGCAGGCATGTACCCAGTGTTGGGACGATGGCGGGGGAGGGATCTGCATTGTAAGGTAGGTTCGTCTTTAGAATCGGAGGGGGTTGCGCAGTTTCTTGCGTTGGCTTATCGTTGTAGCGATGATACGCCATGGTTCTCGAATCGATATGTAAGTCAATGGCGTAGTTATGTTAGCGGAAAGGACTAGTCGAACAGTGTCTAATAGATATCATATGTATGTGGTAGACGGGGTCGGTCTAGACAGCCTAAGAATAGACCCtgagagatggaggaggaaagaggaagaacgaaGCCAATATAGAATCTATACTAGTTCAAATGGCAACCATGTAATTGTCTTACGTAGGCAATATAGTACAACAAAGAAGGCAAGTAAGTCGATAGCTTGAGAATCCGAGAAACTTTGTGCTGTAGCATGTTTGCTGGCTGTGagaatagaaaaaaaaaatcaaggAGGGAATCCAACGCCTAAAATGCATCTCGTCCATTCGTGCCTCATGCTCATTCCACTCTAACCTCGATCCAATCTGAATTTCCCGCCACATCATCGTTTCCGTGTATGTATGTGCTGCTTGCCTAAGCTTTTGTTTGTAATGTCTAGCCAAGTTATACTTTGTTGTAATGTCGTGTATAACTCTTGTTCGGAAGTTTTCTCTGTCTGCTGAGATCGTTCCGTCGCTCATGCGTTGCTGGCTTGTTGGTTATGCTGCATTTCTTTATACGGCATACCCAGT
This genomic interval carries:
- a CDS encoding uncharacterized protein (transcript_id=CADANIAT00005780), whose protein sequence is MDFHLIPRGTDRNYTGFLTKTIVYSGSLIVFLASFGLSIAAIAIPRWVSYHSSSYDYSYGLHRRCSSLTDTCEAFPNREDCIGEDRYFCSMWRTVGFGMSFAVVLEGLSVVAFLIVLSGGKRLREEGWRVLSLLILAGAAVQAGCMGLVAYLVENEPRFFVGWRLDESWIYCTVSWCVSVFSAGAIILAAYSLPSEGGYELIPDHS
- a CDS encoding U6 snRNP complex subunit PRP24 (transcript_id=CADANIAT00005779); translation: MMDINSLLSPQDANSQSGRSAPASGSSSGNTPPAPSPAPKPLRKGRAAATNRPVMASSPLATHVYAPPSRAPEPSPPSSLGSAVNMGGKSGSGTPPTVDLQNSRQPSTPGMDTLADLASMQHHQPPRPRAANLRTPSYESQLSPSTIHPNVNQISHNTPTPRSSFDIAMSDGPRESARRDYAGSSLLPDARRMATELFARIQVNPQSYEAHVNFIRLLHDGFVNHVYPPNNPDIHGDPREYDLLKDMRTAREEMDKLFAMGEDLWAEWIQDESMLATSVNERIAVMELCQRSIEEEYGSTKLWIIYGEWVLYLYNSAHGDSSQSRWSEEDRLVGREVFTWQSVLDTWQRGAEATRWRIHDSHLVWDRLLELQVRDLSRNPSQDKIARVRELFDIRLQTPHATWDLTFQAFSNFISTYYNANYENIMAETAGKYATPVKDQYAAREDLEIRLRNAAESGDRAQEWAIFGEYIEWELNRNRRRRNTNFELINAIYQRAVLRFQTDANIWEDYIMFLIDESMHGNAHPTTISALDRATRHCPGSGTLWSQYLLSSEREGQPFTKIADIKHKATSTGLLDVGGMEEVLKVHTAWCSYLRRRAFLSEATDEDLDVAEVGIRSAIESVQELGEKKYGRSYEGDPLFRLERIYIRYLSESGSWDSARETFKGLMGRRGNSYEFWLTYYHWELVSWSKFVQGEATVDAARRTPNPSFATAVLKQAIKRTDLDWPEKIMQVYVAHCEDYEDSEELQLAILETRKAMRAINARRQREAQEAAAQQAAAAATETQEASQSEKRKREDESTANGLPTKRARADRASVEAEPVALRRDRENSTVVVKNLPQGTTEHKVRQFFRDCGAINGVKMMPGEDGKSEVAMIEFNTRDDAAAAQTRDQKTFDGNTIQVHFGSETTLFVTNFPPTADENYIRDLFSKYGEIIDIRFPSLKYNTHRRFCYLQFKTSVAAHSALALDGSAVGNGLHLVVKISDPSRKQDRNGPIYEGREIHVSNVNWSASEDDLKELFSRFGTVELVRLPRKVDGGSKGFGYVVFSSKEEATAALAMHEQEFRGRPLHVKVSAPQGAKRIAATVVTRVGKSQSPAPEANGAPPATDLEEPTGERRDRTLGLMNVPDTVNDARIRALAEPYGKLVKVVLRPDHQGAIVEYADVNHAGKAALELEGQEITPGRKLHIGTVGEMLKQSAEKKAPVQAPKPKDKPKSSFLTPTAPIKRPPQPGGRSGKRGHLGVKRGTAQPTSTTTTMTTTTTNASGEGSKNQKSNDDFRAMIQRSQEDSNSESAS